The Corynebacterium halotolerans YIM 70093 = DSM 44683 region CGTCTTTGACCGGGATCGTGGCCTTGATGCCTCGGCAGCGCAAATACGCCGGTTCGCCCGTGAGAACCACGCCTTGTCTGCCGGCACCCGCTCCGGTCTCGTACGTGGCCTGCCCCGGCCCGGACGGGCCGCCCGGATCCGCCTCAGTACCGGAATCAGCCGCGCGCTGTCACCGGCTTGGCCGGCGGTGAGCGTAAATGAACACTGACTGCAGGCGCCGGGCGCAGGCCAGATGGATCTTGGTTGAGAAGCCTTCCCCAGGGACGACCCAGCACGTGATCGTCAGGTTAATCGTTGATTCGTTGCACCGACTCCCGGCGGGCACCGGCGGTGTGGACATGAGCGCGTGCAGTGCGGAGCCCACTGTGAGGCATCCCTGGCTTGGGTGGAGAAGTAGGTACCTCGCTCCGGGCAGGTAGCAGCTGATAAGCACCACCGCATCCGAACGGACTCACCTGCCACCACCGGGGTGCTGGTGAAGTGGGGGGAGCCTGTCAGCGACGTCGAACCCGTCGAGGTCACCGGCTCCACCACGGGCGGGAGGGCGACGGCGTCGACAGGGGCGTCCGCTTCCCACCATCGCCCACGCTCTCACCCTGCGGGTGCTGCTCAACAAGACCGGGCAGCTCGCGGAGATCTTCACCGTCAAGATGCTAAGCAGGCTGGCGGCAGGTGCTCGAGGACCACCTCTACGACGGCCTTGATCTCGAACCGCTCTACGCGTCTGATTCCCATGTCAGTAACGGTCGGCACCATCCGAAGGCCGGGGTAGCGATGGACTTCGTCTCCTGGTTCACGCCCCTTAATCCGCGGCAGCGGCTGACCCCCTTTGCCACAACCTGAAGTTCAGTACAGCAGTCCCACCTCCTTTCATGGCACGTATCCCTCCAGGGTGAGGGGTGATGCACCTCATTTTTGCGAGACATAAAATAGTTTTTATGTTTGGCTTGGAAACGTGAATCAAGGACAAGCAAAGAACAAGCTCGCTGCTATCGTCGCTGCCCGTTCCCTTGCTCTGGCCAGCTGTTCTGTCCCGCAGGCAGACACAGAGGAGGGGGAGGAGGAATTTTAGCGGCGGTGGACCTTTCCTGCAGGAACGTGGCCGAAACCACCGGCTACCTGGAGGCGCTTCCCGCCGCAGCACGAACTCAGAACCTGATGATCCCCGTGTACTCCACTGAGGTGGTGCTCGCCGAGCCTGACGAGGAAATACCTGCTGGCTTCGTCTACTTCTCGGTGGATCGTTTATCAACCAGACCCGTGAGTGCTTCTACCACGGCCTGACCACCTGCCCGGGCGAGCTGCGCGCCGCTGCGGTTAAGGTGGATATCACCGACGCGGGCAACGGGGAAGTGCTCGTGTCGGCATCGGCGACCACCTTTGACGACGGTTTCGGGGACATCCCCGACCGTCTTGAACAAGGGTCGACACGGACGACGAGACTGATTTCCTCACGTGTCTTCCCTTGGAGGCCAACGTCGCAGACATGATGGAACAGTGGACAGCGCTTCCCGACGGCGACGGGCATGAACCGAAATCGTGGTTGATGTTGTCTGAACCTTACGGGGCGACTGCCGCAGCAGCACGCACTGCCGCAACAAAGATGCAGCTGGGATTACCAGCCGCCGCTCGCGGAGCGCGTGGGGTATGAGCGAAGGTCAGGCAAGTGGCCTCACAACCACATGGTGAACAGTTGGTTTAACCGGTGGTGTGGTTACAGGATCGGACTGCCGCCGGTGACGGCGACCCGGGCTCCGGAGACGTAGCTGCCGTCGTCGGAGGCGAGCAGCACGTAGACCGGGGCGAGCTCGGCGGGCTGGCCCGCCCGGCCCAGCGGCGCCTGCTGGCCGAAGGACGTCACCTGTTCCGGAGGCAGGGTGGACGGGATCAGTGGCGTCCAGATGGGTCCAGGGGCCACGCTGTTGACCCGGATGCCCTTCTCGCCGAGCAGCTGGGCGAGGCTGGCGGAGAAGTTGGCGATTGCCGCCTTGGTTGCCGCATAGGGGGCCAGCGTCGGGGTCGGTGAGTCTGAGTTGACCGAGGAGCTGCCGATGACCGATGAGCCTGGGGCCATGTGTGGCAGGGCCGCCTTCACGAGGTAGAAATAGGCGCCGACGTTGAGCCGAAACGTGTAGTCCCATTCCTCGTCGGAGATATCCTCGAGGTTCTCGTGGGTCATCTGATAGGCGGCGTTGGAGACGAGCACGTCGATCTTGCCGAACTCCTGAACGGCCTTCTCGATGACCGACCGGCAGTGGGCGGGGTCGGACAGGTCGCCCGGGACGAGCACAGCCTTCCGTCCGGCTTCCTCGACGAGCCGGGCGACCTCCTGGGCGTCCTCCTCCTCGTTGAGATAGGAGATGAGGACGTCGGCGCCCTCACGTGCGAACGCGATGGCGACGGCGCGGCCGATGCCGCTGTCACCGCCTGTAACAATTGTGGCCTTGCCTTCCAGCTTTCCCGACCCGCGGTAGCTCTGCTCGCCGCAATCCGGGACGGGGGTCATCTCCGACTGGACGCCGGGGACTTTCTGCTGCTGTTCGGGATAACTCATGACGTGCTCCTTCGACGGTCCTGGTTCCTGACAGTGCACGTGCCGGTCGACAGGCTCGGCCGATAATCGGCACGCTACCTACTATACGAGATGCGACTTACAGAAGTAGTGGAACTTATCTGTGAGCGGCAAGCAGAAGCCAACAGCAAAGCTCATCTGGTCCGGATCAGCCCCGACGGCAAGAATGCATCGCGGTGCAGACCAGTGACCTGGGAACCATCCGCTTTTGGTGTCCCCAGGTAACCGATTAACGTCACTATATTCTCCCGCCGCCGATACCGCGGTTATCCATACGTAAAAGGCATCGAATAAGTAGTCTCGACTCATCCATGGGAACATGTACTTTCGAGATGAGTGCTTCGACGACGGTCGCCGACTTCTCAGGTGAGTCTTCCCGGCGGGGTTTCCCTGTCTTCAAACGGTCATCAGGAGAGCATCATGGCACTCTTGATCGTCCTCGAATCCCGGTCCACCGGCTTGTCAGCGTCCAGGCTTTCGGGGCCCACGTGCATCGGACCGTCAGGATCGTCGATGAGACCGGGTCCCGGCCCGGAAGGGCAGGGCGAGGGTGCAGCCCGGTAGGTCGACGATGCTGAGGTGGTCGACCGGTTCACCGGGCAACACTGACGATGATGGGGAGGGCTGAACTGCGCGTACATTCGGTGTGGAGGAAGAACTGCTGTTGGTTGACGCGGCCACCCTGTCTCCGCTGCCCACCGCCCCTGGTCCGGTTACCCCACACCTGGTGCAAAGTCCCCGCTTCCGCAGAGTCAGGGAACTGTTCGGACTCACCGCCGCCGAGCAGCTCACCTGTGCTTTCCACGTCCACGTGACGGTGGGGTCACGGGAGGAAGGCGTGGCCGTACTCGACCGGGACGGGTATGACTGCCGGTGCTACTGGCGTTGAGCGCCAACTCCCCGTTCTGGCGTGGGACCGATACGGGATTCGCCTCCTACCGTTACCAGGCCTGGAACCGGTGGCCCATGACCGGGCCGACCGATTTTTTCGGCTCGGCCGACGCCCACGACCGCCAGCAGGCCGTCCTGCTGGACACTCAGGTGCCCCTGGATGCGGGCATGCTCTACTTCGACGCGCGCCTGTGCGAACACCAGCCCACTCTCGAGGTGCGGGTGGCCGACGTGAGTCTGGAGGCGGAGCACGCCGCCGTAATCGCCACGATGATCCGCGCCCTGGCCGAGGCCGCCGCCCGTGCCTGGCAAGCCGGTGTCCCATCGCCCCGCACACCGACGTCCGCGATACGGGCCTGGTCGTGGCAGGCCAGCTGTTACGGGATCGAGGAGCAGCTGATCGATCCTGCCACCGGCACCCCGGCCCCGGCCGCTGATGTGGTCGCCGGTCTCCTGGACAACCTCCGTCCGGTCCTGGCCGAGTACGGGGAGGACACGGCCGTGGAATCAGTGGGGGAGGACATACTGCGGGGCGGCTCCGGGGCGCGGCGCCAGCGCGAGACATACGCGCTCCGCCACGACCTGCGCGATGTCGTGTCCTTCGCCCTGGAGACGACCCACCGCGACGGGCCTGCCGGGAGTACCCGACGTGAGTAGCGTGCAGGGGTCAGGCCGGGGAGGACCCCTGCATTCCGAACCGGAAATTCCTCTTCAAGAAGCCGGCGTACCCCGGATCCTCCAGGCTGTAGGGCAGCTCAGCGGGAACGAGAGGAGCAACAGCCTCACACCGGCTCCCAAAGAACTTCTTCCTGCATCCTGTCGCCACGCCTTCCCCAGTGTTTCCCTGATACTACCGGGGGAAGGGCGAGCGAGGCCTTTCCGAGAGCGTCACACGTAGCTAGTGACGATATCTTGCACGGCAGGTTCAGAGGCCATTCCGACCGTCATCTGAAGCTACGAAACAGTCACCAAACGAAGCTGCAAGCCACACACCCGCCCGCAGAATCGACCCGGCGAAACCGGGCTAAACCGCCCATGCCACTACCAGGCCCGGTCCGCCTGGGCGAAGAACTCCCGCTCATGCACACACGCACTCAGATACGCCTCCGCGGCCTGCACCCGCTCCACCACAGTCGCCCCGACCAGCCCCTGTTCCACCCGGGCGATGGCGCGCCGGGTTCCGTCGAGGAACTCCTGGCTGCTGTACATGTCGAGCCAGGCCCGGTAGGGGTGCCCGGCGTGATTGTGCGCGGCCAGTTCCAGGCCGATCTCGGCGTAGAGCCAGTAGCAGGGAAGCACCGTCGCGGTGCCAACCACGTAGGGGTTGATGTGGCAGGAGGCGACGAGGAAGTCGGTGTAGGCCAGCGTCACGGGGGAGGTGCCGGTCTCCGGCAGATCGCGGTGCGCCAGCCAGCTGTTGTGCAGCTCCTTCTCCGCGACGATGCAGTCGGTGGCGCCGCGGGCCCAGTCGACCTGGGCCTCGGCGTCGGGTGCGATCGTCGACAGGTGCGCCTGGGCGCGTGAGTACCGGTTGAGGTACGCCGCATCCTGCGCGAGGTAGAAGTTGAAGTCCTCCTCCGGCAGGGTGCCGTCGCGCAGACCCCGGATGAACGGCAGGTCCATGATCTCGGCCCACAGGCCGCCGGTGGCCTCCCAGAGCGCGGCCGTGTACGGGCCGGCAGGGGCAATCCGCGCCCTGGGGGAGGGAGTGGGGGACGGTGCGACCAGCTGTCCGGGACCGGAGCCGTCGAGTGCGGGCCGGGCCAGGTGCTCCCAGGCCCGGGTGGAGGCCGCGGCGGCCAGGCGGCGGTCCCGGTGGAAGTGGTCCACAGGGCCGGTTCCGGTGCCCACGTTGAGTTCCGCGGCGTGACGGATGGCCTCGTGCAGCCAGCGGGTGGACCAGGCCAGGGCCTTGTCCACCGGTTCGCCGGCGGCCAGGCGGGTGGCCAGCGCCGAGGACAGGGAACATCCGGTGCCATGGGTGTGGGGGGTGTCCACCCGTGGGCTGGCCACGTGGTGGATGGTGCCGTCCGGGGTGACCACCGCGTTGTCGGCCTGCGGCCCGGTCAGGTGCCCGCCCTTGACGATCACCGTGGTGGAATGCGTCGCGGCGAAGCCGGCCGCCTGTCGGAGAGCCTCGTCGAGGTCGGTGGCCATGGGCTGGCCGACCAGCACGCCGAGCTCGCGGAGGTTCGGGGTGACCACGTCGGCCCGGGTCGCCAGGTCGCGGACGGCGATTTCGGCGTCCTCGGCCAGCAGCCGGTCACCGCTGGTGGCGATCATCACCGGGTCGAGCACCACGACCGGCACCGGGTGCTCCTCCAGCCAGCGGGAGATGAGGGCAACGGTGCGTGCGTCGCCGAGCATGCCGATCTTGACGGCGTCGACGGTCACATCGTCGAAGACGGACTCCAGCTGCTCGGTCAGGAACTGAAGCGGCGGGGTGTGCACGGAACGCACGCCGTGGGTGTTCTGGGCGACGAGCGAGGTGACCACGCTCATCCCGAATCCGCCGGCCGCGCCGATGGACTTCAGGTCGGCCTGGATTCCGGCGCCGCCGGTGGGGTCGGTGCCGGCGATGGACAGCACCCGGGGGACGGCCACCCCGGGAAACTCCGTGTGGGCCGGGCGGGCATCGAGTACGGGCAGGCGTGAGGAA contains the following coding sequences:
- a CDS encoding SDR family oxidoreductase, with protein sequence MSYPEQQQKVPGVQSEMTPVPDCGEQSYRGSGKLEGKATIVTGGDSGIGRAVAIAFAREGADVLISYLNEEEDAQEVARLVEEAGRKAVLVPGDLSDPAHCRSVIEKAVQEFGKIDVLVSNAAYQMTHENLEDISDEEWDYTFRLNVGAYFYLVKAALPHMAPGSSVIGSSSVNSDSPTPTLAPYAATKAAIANFSASLAQLLGEKGIRVNSVAPGPIWTPLIPSTLPPEQVTSFGQQAPLGRAGQPAELAPVYVLLASDDGSYVSGARVAVTGGSPIL
- a CDS encoding carboxylate-amine ligase, whose product is MLLALSANSPFWRGTDTGFASYRYQAWNRWPMTGPTDFFGSADAHDRQQAVLLDTQVPLDAGMLYFDARLCEHQPTLEVRVADVSLEAEHAAVIATMIRALAEAAARAWQAGVPSPRTPTSAIRAWSWQASCYGIEEQLIDPATGTPAPAADVVAGLLDNLRPVLAEYGEDTAVESVGEDILRGGSGARRQRETYALRHDLRDVVSFALETTHRDGPAGSTRRE
- a CDS encoding bifunctional hydroxymethylpyrimidine kinase/phosphomethylpyrimidine kinase; this translates as MASSRLPVLDARPAHTEFPGVAVPRVLSIAGTDPTGGAGIQADLKSIGAAGGFGMSVVTSLVAQNTHGVRSVHTPPLQFLTEQLESVFDDVTVDAVKIGMLGDARTVALISRWLEEHPVPVVVLDPVMIATSGDRLLAEDAEIAVRDLATRADVVTPNLRELGVLVGQPMATDLDEALRQAAGFAATHSTTVIVKGGHLTGPQADNAVVTPDGTIHHVASPRVDTPHTHGTGCSLSSALATRLAAGEPVDKALAWSTRWLHEAIRHAAELNVGTGTGPVDHFHRDRRLAAAASTRAWEHLARPALDGSGPGQLVAPSPTPSPRARIAPAGPYTAALWEATGGLWAEIMDLPFIRGLRDGTLPEEDFNFYLAQDAAYLNRYSRAQAHLSTIAPDAEAQVDWARGATDCIVAEKELHNSWLAHRDLPETGTSPVTLAYTDFLVASCHINPYVVGTATVLPCYWLYAEIGLELAAHNHAGHPYRAWLDMYSSQEFLDGTRRAIARVEQGLVGATVVERVQAAEAYLSACVHEREFFAQADRAW